From the genome of Biomphalaria glabrata chromosome 1, xgBioGlab47.1, whole genome shotgun sequence, one region includes:
- the LOC129926462 gene encoding uncharacterized protein LOC129926462 — MWSKMTDEYVHSDGTLQKVSKWRPVNKEGSFNDLVRGITPNTIAYRNRSCFCYPYRNSYGSQCLHDETCGSWKVFKLQKQNVVQSQSNLEDSLDVSPICSNSKAQTIFFTHQKYIVNSCVIVKYGEIFYPGVVIEVLDDQRRNNFLKRHRN; from the exons ATGTGGTCAAAGATGACGGATGAGTATGTTCATAGTGATGGTACACTGCAAAAGGTATCAAAGTGGCGACCAGTAAATAAAGAAGGATCTTTTAATGACCTAGTGAGAGGTATTACACCTAACACTATTGCTTACAGAAATAGAAGCTGTTTCTGCTATCCATACAGAAATTCATATGGCAGTCAGTGCCTGCATGATGAAACATGTGGCTCTTGGAAGGTGTTCAaacttcagaaacaaaatg tagTGCAATCTCAGTCAAATCTTGAAGACTCTTTGGATGTCAGTCCCATATGCTCAAATTCAAAG gccCAAACAATTTTCTTCACTCATCAAAAGTACATTGTAAATAGCTGTGTGATTGTCAAGTATGGGGAAATATTCTATCCAG GAGTTGTGATAGAAGTCCTGGATGATCAGcgcagaaataattttttaaaaaggcacagaaattaa